ACTGTGAATCGCAATAAAAATAAATATGATAAAGCATTTGAAGCAGCTTCAGATTATTTCAATAAAGGGGAACTGACTCGGTTTGTTGAAATCATGTTCGACCTGATAATTGAAGGACAAAAAAGTGCATTAGAAGATATGGAAAATAATGTACGAATGTTGAAACGTTTAAATCAAGGGTTAGAGCAACTTAATTTGCCTAAAGAAGAATTTCAATTTTTAGCAGTATTAATCCAAGATAAAATTTTCGGCAGTACTTTATCTAGAATTAGTTTGCCTAATTTAACTGAAGTCTTAGAAATTTCGCGTCATAAAGTTAACAATATGGTAGATAAACATAATGATAAATTGAATTTAATCAAACAAAGACCTGCTGTTTATGAGTTAAAAGATGAGTTTATTGAAGGGTTACTTTCGCTTGATGTTGAAAAATAAAGATGGGCGAAGTATTGTAATTAACCACGCCGATTCTAGACACAAGTTTCTGATAAGTGTCTAGAAAAGGGCGTAATCTAGACACAAGTTTTAGAGAAGTGTCTAGAAAAGCATGTAATCTAGACACAAGATTTCGAGAAGTGTCTAGAAAAGCATGTAATCTGGACACAAGTTTCTGAGAAGTGTCTAGAAAAGCATGTAATCTAGACACAAGTTTCTGAGAAGTGTCTAGAAAAGCATGTAATCTAGACACAAGTTTTAGAGAAGTGTCTAGAAAAGGGTGTAATCTAGACACAAGATTTCGAGAAGTGTCTAGATTACACCGAAATCTCTCGCTGCATCGCTCACTCACGCCACAAAGGAAGGGCTAGAACACATCAATGTTCTAGCCCTTATCTAGTTGCTACCTGAATAGAAAATAATTGCTTCAAGTATCAGCGGCTTCCGAAGCGCGACGGTAGTCTAATCCCACACCATCACTCTCAAATCACGCCAAGAAAGCGAATGTATAAATGGACAGATCATAAATAACATGTGCGATATAAGTGACTAATAAATTTTTCGTTTTAACGTATGCTAATGAGTCGATAATTCGTCCTAATCCAATGACAAATATACATTGTGTAAAGTCCCATTGATATGTTGGCAAATGCAATAGTCCGAAAATAAGTGACGAACAAATTAATGCAAGCCATACTGCACGTTTACGTTTGTGCGGATTTCGGTGATAAAAGAATGTCAGACATGCTAATAAAGGAATAAGTGCCATAAATTCTTCGCCGAATAATTGAATGATTGTTAAGAAACGTGACCATAAAAATTGTGGTAAAGCGTCGGTACCGCCATGTACTGCTGCTGCCGGGTTCGCTTTAACGCCTCCTGATAATGCTCCGACAACTCCTGATAAAGCAGAGCTTACAATTAAAGACAGTATGGCGAATACGATGATAGTTAAGATGTCCTTTTTATGTAAAGGTCGGAAGAGTTTCTTAGTATAACCACCAATTGTTAAATATAGTCCTAATACAGCGAATAGGGGTAAACTGATGGTTTGTAAAAATTCATTCACTTTAAATGGAATGAACGGCAGATTCATTTTGGTTAACAGAATGAATCCGAAAATTAAGAACCCTATGATAATTGCCCATTTGCCAGTACTGATCTTGATAGGCTTCCCGTTATAAAACGGAAAGTCTTTGTCTGGTTCTTCAATCCACAGTCTGCCAGGTTGTCGTGTCTTACTCACTTTATCTACTCCTTTAATAAATTTCCATCGTACATTTAATATTTTTAATTATAAAAAGTTACTTATTAAGTATACCCGAAAGATAGTTTTTATAGGGCAACCTTACAAAAACGTTATAGAGAAATTTTTTGAGCTTTCCACTTTTCAAAGCTTTCTTTTCAATTGACAAGTGGACAGTTATCCGTTTATGATTGGAACGAGTTTTAAAAGGGAACTTTGAATTTGAGGAGGTCATGTAATGAGTAAATCAATTTTGGTGATTGGTGCGACTGGCAAACAAGGTTTTGCGGTGGTAGAAGCGTTATTGAACAAAGGTTGGCAGGTACGTGCATTCACGAGAAATAAAGAAAATGAGAAGTTAGCGCGTATTGAAAGCGATAAATTGGATATATTTGAGGGAGATTTGAGCAATCCGGAATCGATTGCGCGTGCGATGGAGAATCAATATGGCGTGTACAGTGTGCAGCCGATTATTCGCGAAGATCCGGAAGAGGAGCTGCGCCAAGGGAAGATGATTATTGAAGAAGCGGAAGATGCGGGCGTGCATTTTGTTGTGTATAGGACGGCTGGCGGTGTCAACCGTGACCGTACGGGTCCGCATTTCGAAGCGTTGGCGCAAATTGAAGATACCTTGAAAGCATCGCGATTGAATTACGCTATTATCAAGCCGTCATTCTTTATGGACAATTTCTTGCGTATCGTGAAAGAACGCGGCGGTCGATTAATTATTCCAGAATTTATTAATCCGACAATAAGATTTGCGATGATTTCTTCTATAGATATAGCACGAATTGCGGCTGAAATCTTTGCCCATCCTAAAAAGTACAACCACGAAGAAATTGAAATTGCCTCTGATGAGTTGATGTTGAATGAAGTAGTGGCAGAGTTTGTAGAGGCGACGGGCAAACCTGCAACAATTGAAGGCGATTTTGTCAGCGGTACAGCAGAACGTTCGTGGCTCGAAGACCATGGTTACGTGGTAGATTTCGATCAAATGGATGCCATTAATCCAGAACGATTGAAATTGAGAGAGTGGATTCGTCGCCAAAACTTTTAACATCAAAGAGGTGCAGGAATGATGAGAAGAGATGCAATTGAAAACCGGCAACGTATCGAAACATGTGCGCGTCAACTCTTTATCGACAAAGGTGTCGACAACGTCAGCATGAATCAGATTTCCAAGACGCTCGGCATCGGCATGGCAACGCTCTATCGGAACTTCGAAGACAAGCCAGCCCTGTGCTATCAGCTGATTGAAAATGATTTCGCTGCATTATTTACCGACATGCATGCAGTGTTGGATGATTCGGGAAAAGAAAGCTCCGAAAAGTTCGAGGCTCTTTTAGAAGCGTTCTTAACTTTTAAAAAAGCCCATGAAGATTTGCTGCGATGTGTGGAGGGTAATAAGAAACGCACCTCGTTCAAGCAGCAGCCTGCTTACGAGGAGTTATTTAAGATTTTTTATGCAGTGCTCAGTCAGAGTGATGATGTCACATGGAATACGTTTAAGACGGATATGTTGTTGAATAGTTTGACGACGAATATGTATCAGTTTCAGTTGGAGGAGCGTGGTTTGACGGACGCGCAGCTGAAGCGGTATTTATTGAAGATGTTTGAATAGGAGGCGTTATTGATGAGAGTTGTATTAATTACAGGCGGCAATAAA
Above is a genomic segment from Staphylococcus piscifermentans containing:
- a CDS encoding type II CAAX endopeptidase family protein, which produces MSKTRQPGRLWIEEPDKDFPFYNGKPIKISTGKWAIIIGFLIFGFILLTKMNLPFIPFKVNEFLQTISLPLFAVLGLYLTIGGYTKKLFRPLHKKDILTIIVFAILSLIVSSALSGVVGALSGGVKANPAAAVHGGTDALPQFLWSRFLTIIQLFGEEFMALIPLLACLTFFYHRNPHKRKRAVWLALICSSLIFGLLHLPTYQWDFTQCIFVIGLGRIIDSLAYVKTKNLLVTYIAHVIYDLSIYTFAFLA
- a CDS encoding NmrA/HSCARG family protein; the protein is MSKSILVIGATGKQGFAVVEALLNKGWQVRAFTRNKENEKLARIESDKLDIFEGDLSNPESIARAMENQYGVYSVQPIIREDPEEELRQGKMIIEEAEDAGVHFVVYRTAGGVNRDRTGPHFEALAQIEDTLKASRLNYAIIKPSFFMDNFLRIVKERGGRLIIPEFINPTIRFAMISSIDIARIAAEIFAHPKKYNHEEIEIASDELMLNEVVAEFVEATGKPATIEGDFVSGTAERSWLEDHGYVVDFDQMDAINPERLKLREWIRRQNF
- a CDS encoding TetR/AcrR family transcriptional regulator → MMRRDAIENRQRIETCARQLFIDKGVDNVSMNQISKTLGIGMATLYRNFEDKPALCYQLIENDFAALFTDMHAVLDDSGKESSEKFEALLEAFLTFKKAHEDLLRCVEGNKKRTSFKQQPAYEELFKIFYAVLSQSDDVTWNTFKTDMLLNSLTTNMYQFQLEERGLTDAQLKRYLLKMFE